A stretch of Sphingomicrobium flavum DNA encodes these proteins:
- the ctaD gene encoding cytochrome c oxidase subunit I yields MTDTTADNMPLQAHDAHDSHADHKPGFFARWFMSTNHKDIGTLYLIFAIFAGIIGGAFSGIMRMELAEPGIQYLNTMGWPFGAGAEASFDQALHHWNVLITAHGLIMVFFMVMPALIGGFGNWFVPLMIGAPDMAFPRMNNISFWLTVVAFVMLLISAFVPGGTGTGAGIGWTAYAPLSTTYSSGPAVDFAIFSLHLAGAASILGAINFITTIFNMRAPGMTLHKMPLFVWSVLVTAFLLLLALPVLAGAITMLLTDRNFGTTFFDASGGGDPILFQHLFWFFGHPEVYIMILPAFGIISQIIATFSRKPVFGYLGMAYAMVAIGVVGFVVWAHHMFTIGMDVNTKMYFTAATMIIAVPTGVKIFSWIATMWGGSITFETPMLWAIGFIFLFTVGGVTGVVLANGGVDTVMHDTYYVVAHFHYVLSLGAVFALFAGFYYWFGKMSGKMYNEFLGKLHFFIMFVGVNVIFFPQHFLGLDGMPRRYPDYPEAYAAWNELSSIGYLIMAASMVIFFINVFWSLAKGPKAPADYWGEGATTLEWTLSSPPPYHQFETLPKID; encoded by the coding sequence ATGACGGACACCACCGCAGACAATATGCCCCTCCAGGCCCATGACGCGCATGACAGCCATGCCGATCACAAGCCGGGCTTCTTCGCCCGCTGGTTCATGTCGACCAACCATAAGGATATCGGCACGCTCTACCTGATCTTCGCCATCTTCGCGGGGATCATCGGCGGCGCCTTCTCCGGCATCATGCGCATGGAGCTGGCAGAGCCGGGCATCCAATATCTCAACACCATGGGCTGGCCCTTCGGCGCCGGCGCCGAAGCGAGCTTCGACCAGGCGCTCCACCACTGGAACGTGCTGATCACCGCGCACGGCCTGATCATGGTCTTCTTCATGGTCATGCCGGCCCTGATCGGCGGCTTTGGCAACTGGTTCGTCCCGCTGATGATCGGCGCGCCCGACATGGCCTTCCCGCGCATGAACAATATCAGCTTCTGGCTGACCGTCGTCGCCTTCGTCATGCTCCTGATCTCGGCTTTCGTGCCGGGGGGAACGGGCACGGGCGCGGGCATCGGCTGGACCGCTTATGCACCGCTTTCGACCACCTATTCGAGTGGCCCTGCGGTCGATTTCGCCATCTTCTCGCTGCACCTTGCCGGTGCCGCCTCGATCCTGGGCGCGATCAACTTCATCACCACCATCTTCAACATGCGCGCGCCGGGCATGACCCTGCACAAAATGCCGCTGTTCGTATGGTCGGTGCTGGTCACCGCTTTCCTGCTGCTCTTGGCGCTTCCGGTCCTGGCCGGCGCGATCACCATGCTGCTGACGGACCGCAACTTCGGCACGACCTTCTTCGATGCCTCGGGCGGCGGCGACCCGATCCTGTTCCAGCACCTGTTCTGGTTCTTCGGTCACCCTGAAGTCTACATCATGATCCTGCCCGCCTTCGGCATCATTTCGCAGATCATCGCCACCTTCAGCCGCAAGCCCGTCTTCGGCTATCTCGGCATGGCCTATGCCATGGTCGCGATCGGCGTGGTCGGCTTCGTCGTCTGGGCGCACCACATGTTCACCATCGGCATGGACGTGAATACCAAGATGTATTTCACCGCCGCCACGATGATCATCGCGGTGCCGACGGGCGTGAAGATCTTCAGCTGGATCGCCACCATGTGGGGCGGCTCGATCACCTTCGAAACGCCGATGCTGTGGGCGATCGGCTTCATCTTCCTCTTCACCGTGGGCGGCGTGACCGGCGTCGTGCTCGCCAATGGCGGTGTCGATACGGTGATGCACGATACCTATTATGTCGTCGCGCACTTCCACTATGTGCTCAGCCTCGGCGCGGTGTTCGCGCTGTTTGCCGGCTTCTATTACTGGTTCGGCAAGATGAGCGGGAAGATGTACAACGAGTTCCTGGGCAAGCTGCATTTCTTCATCATGTTCGTCGGCGTGAACGTGATCTTCTTCCCGCAGCACTTCCTGGGCCTCGACGGCATGCCGCGTCGCTACCCGGACTATCCGGAAGCCTATGCAGCCTGGAACGAGCTGAGCTCGATCGGCTATCTCATCATGGCGGCCAGCATGGTCATCTTCTTCATCAACGTCTTCTGGTCGTTGGCGAAGGGACCCAAGGCACCGGCGGATTATTGGGGCGAAGGCGCCACCACGCTGGAATGGACCCTGTCCAGCCCGCCGCCCTACCACCAGTTCGAAACCCTGCCGAAGATCGACTAG
- the coxB gene encoding cytochrome c oxidase subunit II yields MKRWLIALAAALLAPAAATATPAPVADTTEVTAVDGSAAEGEAPAEASEAPASSFEYATPTEGKGLPDGRFGLQDQYTEVGQYAADFHNIWLVPLITVISIVVLALLLYAMVRFRRSANPTPSRTTHNTLIEVIWTVVPVIILVVIAVPSIKLIQKQYSPPPADLTIKVTGYQWYWGYDYPDNGVSFFANMLKEENDPLRPEGERFRTDADGPALLAVDERIVIPAGKTVKFIVTSADVLHSFAMPSMWMKMDAVPGRLNETWVKVDEPGVYFGQCSELCGPRHAYMPIAIEVVSPERFEEWVASKGGSMDAGADAEEEAEAVEAEVTNSEDATEEPATA; encoded by the coding sequence CCGCAACGGCCACCCCGGCCCCGGTCGCGGACACCACCGAAGTCACCGCCGTCGATGGCAGTGCCGCCGAAGGCGAAGCCCCGGCCGAAGCCAGCGAGGCACCGGCCAGCAGCTTCGAATATGCCACGCCGACCGAAGGCAAGGGCCTGCCCGATGGTCGCTTCGGCCTGCAGGACCAATATACCGAAGTCGGCCAATATGCCGCCGATTTCCACAATATCTGGCTGGTGCCGCTGATCACCGTGATCAGCATCGTCGTCCTCGCGCTGCTGCTCTACGCGATGGTGCGTTTTCGTCGCAGCGCCAACCCGACGCCCTCGCGCACCACGCACAACACGCTCATCGAAGTGATCTGGACGGTGGTCCCCGTGATCATTCTGGTGGTCATCGCCGTGCCCTCGATCAAGCTGATCCAGAAGCAGTATAGCCCGCCGCCTGCCGACCTCACCATCAAGGTGACCGGCTATCAATGGTATTGGGGTTATGACTATCCGGACAATGGCGTCAGCTTCTTCGCCAACATGCTGAAGGAAGAAAATGACCCGCTGCGCCCCGAAGGCGAGCGCTTCCGCACCGATGCGGACGGCCCCGCCTTGCTGGCAGTGGACGAGCGGATCGTGATCCCGGCCGGCAAGACGGTGAAGTTTATCGTCACCAGCGCCGACGTGCTGCACAGCTTCGCCATGCCTTCGATGTGGATGAAGATGGACGCGGTGCCCGGCCGCCTCAACGAGACCTGGGTCAAGGTTGACGAGCCCGGCGTCTATTTCGGCCAGTGCAGCGAGCTGTGCGGACCGCGCCACGCCTATATGCCGATCGCCATCGAGGTGGTCAGCCCCGAGCGTTTCGAAGAATGGGTCGCCTCCAAGGGCGGCAGCATGGATGCCGGTGCAGATGCGGAAGAAGAAGCCGAGGCCGTCGAGGCCGAAGTGACCAATTCCGAAGATGCGACCGAAGAACCGGCCACGGCCTGA